The sequence TTCATCCAATTTCCGCATTAAAAGGTTCAGGGATTGATGAACTAAAATCAAGTATTGTCAAAAATTTACCGACCGGAGAACCATTTTATCCTCAAAACCAAATTACTGAAAAACCGGAACGATTTTTTGTGGAAGAACTTATCCGCGAAGGAATTTTTCATCGCTACGGTGAAGAAATTCCTTACTCCTGCGCTGTGGAAGTGGAAGAATTTCAAGAGCGGCCGGAAGGACAAAAGGATTATATTCGTGCTGTAATCTATGTGGAAAAACCATCCCAGCGTGCGATTCTTCTGGGCAAAAATGGTGAAGCTATAAAGCGGCTTGGCAAATTGGCTCGTGAAAATATCGAAAAGCTGCTTGGCCGACCGGTATACTTAGAATTATTTGTTAAAGTAAAACCTGACTGGCGGGACGATAAACGCTTTATAAAAGATACGGTTTATCGATACGATTAGTTGGGGGTTCAAGTTTCAACCGATTATAAAAAAATTGTGCTTCTTTTTCATTATCAGCAATGCGGCTTAAAAAGTCATTGATGCCCGCGGCTTGTAATATATAATCAGCATTACCCAAAATTAAGGCCCGATGTTTTGCCATCTCTAAGAGAAACTCGTCAGCGGATTTTAATCGTAAATAGGTATCATAATCAGTCAGGGGTTTTTCTTTATCGATATCAATCATAAACGCTACCAAAAGATAGGGAAGAGACTTAAGACGAATCAGATAAGCTGGCGGATTATTATAGGTTGGCGGTATGACATCTATTTGGGTAATTTTGTTATTTCTTACGAACTCGGCAAAATCATACTCACAGGAGAGCCCCAGCTTATAAGCGATGACCCCAATACCAATATTTTTAAGCTTTACCTCGTTTTTTTTATCCGGTTCAAATAACCTGAGCATCCGAATACGGAATTCATTGGTTTTTTGACGCATTAAAAGCTCGCGGACCTGATATTTAATTAAAAGTTCAGCTAGTCCATAGTTACGAAACTTTTGGTGGACTACTACATCCCAAATCGTAATGCTAGTGTCTTTTTGATATTCACAAAAGACATGGGCAAGTTCCTGGACATGGGTAGTGGGGAGTGGGCTGTACAGATAGGAGTCGAAAAGGCCAGGTTTTTCTTGGTTTTGTAAAATAAATTCTTGCTCACATAATGGACCGCTGGTAATCTTAATAAGATTTTTTCCGGTCCACTCAAAAGTTGGTCCAAAAGGTCGAGCATAGAATCTAAATTGCGGATAGCTTGTAAGTTCCATAATTTTTATTGGGATAAGAGTAAAATTCCTATTAAAGCCAAAATGATGCCGAAAAGATGGGTTGCGCTTATTGGCTCTTTAAGAAAAATAATTCCTAAAATGATTGGGATGATAATATAAAGATTCGATACCGTGATTACTACGGTTAACGGTCCTTTTACCATTGCCGCATAGAACGCAAAGGTTCCAACCATGGCTAAAGCCCCAACGGCGATTGCCCAAATCGCATATTGGTTAAATACCACCTTGGTTCGAAAGCCCATATACAAAATAATCGCAACAAAGGACCCCAAGGTTGTATAAAATGCCAGATGTTCGGTTTTCATATGATAGGCCAGGATTTTACTGAAATAGGCCCACAGCCCCCAACAGATTAAGGCGATTCCTGAATAGATGCGGTAGTCCATAAATTTACCTAAACTGGGGGACAGGGATTCGAACCCCGATAGACAGATCCAGAGTCTGCCGTCCTGCCGTTAGACGATCCCCCAATTATTATTTTAGTTTACCCTGAAAATTCTTAATTGTCAATTAGTTTGATTAACTACCATTCTATTCCTTATCCTGGGTGTCCTAATTCAGCATTTTTTGTTATATTGTTGGGGGCTCGTGATAAATTTTTTAGAAATCAAGCGCTTAAAACGATTTAGGTAGGGGGTACGGTCCCCCTACGGTCCGGGAGATATCCCGGGCAGCTTCAGACTGCTGCTTTTCGCAAGAATACGGTAAGCTTGCCAGCTGGATATGTTGGGTGAATGTAGGTGGCATATAATAACGGTAATCATCCGGCTCAATCTATGATGTTTTTTGTATATTCATAGGCTTATGGTTACCGGTAGCGTATTAAATATTCATTGACATTACGAGTTAGTTTGGGTAATGTATTGAAAATGAAAGTTTATCGGGCGCGGGTGCTTAATATCTTATTCCCCAACAAAGTTGAAGATTTTCCGAATGGTTTTGTGGCAGTCAGCGACGACGGCCGATTTCTTGATTATGGGGAGTTTAATAATCTTAAGCTTAGAAAATTACAAAAAATTGATTCAAAACTTGAGATTATTGATTATACGAATTACATTATTCTACCCGCCTTTATTGATATGCATCTTCATTTGCCGCAGTTTCATTTGCGTGGTCGATATGGGGTAAACCTGCTGGACTGGCTTAAAAACCATATAATCCCGGCTGAACGTCGTCTGACATATGCCGAACAGGCCTATTCCTATATCAAGGCATTTTATGAGGAGCTATACCGCAATGGCACAACAACTGCAGTGATTTTTTCTTCTTCTTCGACTTCGTTTACCAACAAGGCCTTTGAGGTTGCTTCCGAGCTCGGTTTTCGGGTAATTTTAGGTAAAGCGATGATGGACCGACAGTATCTTCCCTTTGGAACAAAAATGGAAAGCACCGAAAAGGCGATGCGAGATAGTATTAAACTTTATGAGAAATGGCACCAGAGCAAGGATTATTTATTTTATGCCTTTTCCCCGCGGTTTGCACCGGCAACTTCAGAGCGGCTTTTACGACTAGTTGGTGAATTTGCCCAGCGCCATCAGGTTTACATTCATACCCATTTGGCTGAAACTGAAGAAGAGGTAAAATTAGTTAAAAGGCTATTTCCCAAATATAAGACTTATACTGAAGTATATTATAAAACGGGCATTTTAGGGACACGAACCATTGTAGCCCATGCCGTACATCTCCAAGAGTCAGAGTACAAATTATTGGCAATAACTAAGACTAAAGTAGCTCACTGTCCATCATCTAATTTCTTTTTACATTCAGGACGGGCGAATACGGATAAGATGCTTAAGTACGGGATTGAAATTGGATTAGGCAGCGATGTTGGTGCTGGTCCATCGTTTTCGTTATTTACGATTATGCGCGATGCCTATTACGTCCGCAAAATGCCTCCAGCTGAAGCTTTTTATTATGCAACCTTAGGTGCAGCTCGGGCCTTAGGACTTGATGATCGGATTGGTAATATTGGCGTCGATAAGGATGCGGACTTTATTGTGATTAAATATCCGTACTGGTGTCGAAAAGACAGTTCTACCGACA comes from candidate division WOR-3 bacterium and encodes:
- the era gene encoding GTPase Era is translated as MASEFRAGYVAIVGKPNVGKSTLLNVLINYRLSAISPKPQTTRHKILGILNGDNYQAVFIDTPGVLKPRYELHRFMQKEIEEAVDTADLSVVVVEPFHEPQAEEVSIIEQVKALPKILAINKIDLIEKPLLLPLIDKYRAYNFLEIHPISALKGSGIDELKSSIVKNLPTGEPFYPQNQITEKPERFFVEELIREGIFHRYGEEIPYSCAVEVEEFQERPEGQKDYIRAVIYVEKPSQRAILLGKNGEAIKRLGKLARENIEKLLGRPVYLELFVKVKPDWRDDKRFIKDTVYRYD
- a CDS encoding EamA family transporter — translated: MDYRIYSGIALICWGLWAYFSKILAYHMKTEHLAFYTTLGSFVAIILYMGFRTKVVFNQYAIWAIAVGALAMVGTFAFYAAMVKGPLTVVITVSNLYIIIPIILGIIFLKEPISATHLFGIILALIGILLLSQ
- a CDS encoding guanine deaminase; this encodes MKVYRARVLNILFPNKVEDFPNGFVAVSDDGRFLDYGEFNNLKLRKLQKIDSKLEIIDYTNYIILPAFIDMHLHLPQFHLRGRYGVNLLDWLKNHIIPAERRLTYAEQAYSYIKAFYEELYRNGTTTAVIFSSSSTSFTNKAFEVASELGFRVILGKAMMDRQYLPFGTKMESTEKAMRDSIKLYEKWHQSKDYLFYAFSPRFAPATSERLLRLVGEFAQRHQVYIHTHLAETEEEVKLVKRLFPKYKTYTEVYYKTGILGTRTIVAHAVHLQESEYKLLAITKTKVAHCPSSNFFLHSGRANTDKMLKYGIEIGLGSDVGAGPSFSLFTIMRDAYYVRKMPPAEAFYYATLGAARALGLDDRIGNIGVDKDADFIVIKYPYWCRKDSSTDILMSQLMFLGNDHLTLETYSRGHLKYQKAN